The Henckelia pumila isolate YLH828 chromosome 2, ASM3356847v2, whole genome shotgun sequence genome includes a window with the following:
- the LOC140879264 gene encoding uncharacterized protein: MKILKVNNVVAITGGEPQMVEKPRMEWTNEDKKKANLDSVAKDILYKTLDKNMFSKIKACSTSKEIWEKLTQLCERNDQTKENKLTVAIQMVDNVKMKPGETMTEFDKRFSNIICELIALGKIYTNRENALKVMRALPKVIRGKRGRASSMSHG; the protein is encoded by the coding sequence ATGAAGATTCTCAAAGTCAACAATGTTGTAGCCATAACAGGAGGAGAACCGCAGATGGTCGAGAAACCCAGAATGGAGTGGACTAATGAGGATAAGAAGAAAGCAAATCTTGATAGCGTGGCCAAAGATATACTGTACAAGACGCTTGACAAAAATATGTTTAGCAAAATCAAGGCGTGCTCAACCTCCaaagaaatttgggagaaaCTCACTCAACTGTGCGAAAGGAACgaccaaaccaaagaaaacaaACTCACTGTAGCAATACAGATGGTTGACAACGTcaagatgaaaccaggagaaacaATGACTGAGTTTGACAAAAGATTCAgcaatattatttgtgaattaATTGCTCTTGGAAAGATATACACTAATCGTGAAAATGCTTTGAAAGTTATGCGAGCCCTACCCAAAGTCATCCGAGGAAAGCGAGGAAGAGCAAGTTCAATGTCTCATGGCTAA
- the LOC140881535 gene encoding THO complex subunit 2 isoform X1, which translates to MSLPSLECIFFTEDSIRELKNSNSNFKFPSPAPVLRFLYELCWTVVRGDLPLQKCKMALEAVEFSDCGPEGDVGSYFADVVSQMAQDLSMLGDYRSRLIKLAKWLVESTLVPLRFFQERCEEEFLGESEMIKIKASDLKSKEVRVNTRLLYQQTKFNLLREESEGYAKLVTLLCQVPKASTENAAAATIGIIKSLIGHFDLDPNRVFDIVLECFELQLDNNVFLDLVPMFPKSHASQILGFKFQYYQHMEANNFVPNGLYQLTALLVKKDFIDVDSIYAHLLPKDEEAFEQYNTFSVKRLDEANKIGKINLAATGKDLMDDEKQGDVTVDLFTALDMEKMAVAERSSELANNQALGLLMGFLAVDDWFHAHQLLERLSPLNPVEHDQICQGLFRLIEKPVFSAYKVVRQMKLSICEASYGAGVDSEAANSYLNKPFINLPKELFEMLASAGPYLYRDTLLLQKTTRVLRAYFLCALELVSDADGEFCTRTVSFEKLNPRLHLKDARLKIEEALGTCLLPSLQLIPANPAIGQEIWELMSLLPYEARYRLYGEWEKDDERFPMVLAARQTARLDTRRILKRLAKENLKQLGRMVAKLAHANPMTVLRTIVHQIEAYRDMIAPVVDAFKYLTQLEYDILEYVVIERLAQGGREKLKDDGLNLSDWLQSLASFWGHLCKKYPSMELRGLFQYLVNQLKKGHGIELVLIQELIQQMANVQYTENMTEEQLDAMAGSDTLRYQATSFGITRNNKALIKSTNRLRDALLPKEENKLAIPLLLLIAQHRSVVVIKADVPYIKMVSEQFDRCHGTLLQYVEFLCSAVAPASSYALLIPTLDELVQKYHLDPEVAFLVYRPVMRLFRCQNTSSSFWPLDCNEALNPATTEKETEASDSSTKLVLDVGSSLKPFSWLNLLDTIRTMLPSKAWNSLSPDLYATFWGLTLYDLHVPRSRYESEITKQHAALKALEELSDNSSSAIAKRKKDKERIQESLDRLIMELQKHEEHVKSVQRRLSHEKDTWLSSCPDTLKINMEFLQRCVFPRCTFSMPDAVYCAIFVNTLHSLGTPFFNTVNHIDVLICKTLQPMICCCTEYEVGRLGRFLFETLRTAYHWKSDETVYERECGNMPGFAVYYRYPNSQRVTYGQFIKVHWKWSQRITRLLIQCLESTEYMEIRNSLIMLTKISSVFPVTRKSGINLEKRVAKIKNDDREDLKVLATGVSAALAARKPSWVTDEEFGMGYLDIKPAPAPSTKLLSGNATTVQNGTGNLSQIEQIGGRAVSAGNSHLDSGNSAKDLRRHDAGTSNTVDVLKQVEESASKHLEETTKVNNKSSMDPEVRPLVKRSVTAGSLGKQPKHDLIKDDGKSGKVLGKTSGNANMSAASAKGTNTSTRSSDPHIETKPDIVNSKLSDSRVSGGKDDDIESTEVHKQPMSWSIHSPRQENNLKSEKPLKRLSPAEEHDRLNKRRKGESDVRDLDGSDIRILEKERPSDARSADKLQPITFEKAVSDELSSSRVMDKPVDRSKDKNSERYDRDYKDRLERPEKSRGDDLLSEKLRDRSLERHGRERSLEKVQEKGTDRNFDRLGKDDKNKDERSKVRYSEASGDKSHVDDRFLGQSLPPPPPLPPHVIPHSVNANRRDEDADRRFGNARHPQKLSPRHEDRERRRSEENTLLIPDDSKRRREDEFRDRKRDERDASTTKVDDRERDKTNINKDDMDSTSKRRKLKREHILSEPGEFLPALAPTPPPLSINLSQTHDGRDRGDHKGVMVQRPGYIDESGMRIHGKEAVSKTTRRDIDLMYDRDWDEDKRQRVEPKRRHRK; encoded by the exons CTTTCTATGCTTGGTGATTACCGTTCTCGCCTTATAAAACTG GCAAAATGGCTGGTGGAATCTACCCTTGTTCCATTGAGGTTTTTTCAAGAGCGCTGTGAG GAAGAATTTTTGGGGGAGTCTGAAATGATCAAGATAAAGGCTTCAGATCTCAAGTCAAAAGAG GTTCGAGTTAATACTCGTCTTCTATACCAACAAACTAAGTTTAATTTGCTCCGAGAAGAAAGCGAGGGCTATGCTAAGCTG GTCACCCTCCTCTGTCAGGTTCCTAAAGCATCAACTGAGAATGCAGCAGCTGCAACGATTGGCATTATTAAG TCATTGATTGGTCACTTTGATCTCGATCCAAATCGAGTTTTCGACATA GTGTTGGAATGCTTCGAGCTTCAGCTTGATAACAATGTTTTTTTGGACTTAGTTCCGATGTTTCCGAAG TCCCATGCTTCACAAATTCTTGGGTTCAAGTTTCAATATTATCAGCACATGGAAGCTAATAATTTTGTACCAAATGGACTCTATCAACTTACAGCATTGTTGGTGAAGAAAGACTTCATTGATGTTGATAGCAT ATATGCCCATTTACTTCCCAAGGACGAAGAGGCATTTGAGCAATATAATACTTTTTCAGTGAAGAGACTTGATGAG GCCAATAAAATTGGGAAAATTAACCTTGCGGCCACTGGAAAGGACCTCATGGACGACGAGAAACAAGGAGATGTGACTGTAGATCTTTTTACTgctttagacatggaaaaaatGGCAGTTGCTGAAAGATCCTCAGAGCTTGCAAATAATCAAGCCCTGGGTCTATTGATGGGCTTCCTTGCTGTAGATGATTG GTTTCATGCTCATCAGCTACTGGAGCGTCTCTCACCTCTCAATCCAGTGGAACATGATCAAATTTGTCAGGGGTTGTTTCG GCTTATTGAAAAACCAGTTTTTTCTGCTTACAAAGTCGTGCGCCAAATGAAACTTTCAATTTGTGAGGCATCATATGGTGCTGGTGTTGATTCAGAGGCAGCAAATTCATACCTCAATAAACCCTTCATCAATCTACCTAAAGAGCTGTTTGAGATGCTTGCTTCTGCTGGACCTTATCTTTACCGTGACACATTATTACTGCAGAAG ACAACCAGAGTGTTGAGAGCTTATTTTCTTTGTGCCCTTGAGCTTGTCAGCGATGCCGATGGGGAATTTTGTACTCGTACTGTTTCATTCGAAAAATTGAATCCTCGCCTTCACCTTAAAGATGCAAGATTAAAAATTGAGGAAGCACTTGGAACATGTCTTCTTCCTTCGTTGCAGTTGATTCCTGCTAATCCTGCAATTGGACAGGAGATATGGGAACTAATGTCCCTTCTTCCGTAcgag GCGCGATACCGTTTGTATGGTGAATGGGAAAAGGATGACGAGCGTTTTCCAATGGTTTTGGCAGCGAGGCAAACAGCAAGG TTGGATACTCGAAGGATTTTGAAACGTCTTGCCAAAGAAAATTTAAAGCAGCTTGGTAGAATGGTTGCCAAACTAGCTCATGCAAATCCAATGACTGTGCTTCGAACAATTGTTCATCAg ATTGAGGCATACAGGGATATGATTGCTCCAGTTGTGGATGCTTTCAAGTATTTGACTCAG CTTGAGTATGAcatcttggagtatgttgtcATTGAACGCTTGGCTCAAGGAGGTCGCGAGAAGCTTAAAGACGATGGCCTTAATTTGTCAGATTGGCTCCAGTCTCTTGCATCATTTTGGGGTCACTT GTGTAAAAAATATCCATCAATGGAACTTCGGGGTCTTTTCCAGTATCTTGTAAATCAGTTGAAAAAGGGACATGGAATTGAGCTTGTTCTCATTCAG GAGCTGATACAACAGATGGCAAATGTCCAGTATACTGAAAATATGACAGAAGAACAATTGGATGCCATGGCTGGAAGTGACACTCTCCGATATCAGGCTACTTCATTTGGCATTACGAGGAACAACAAG gcTTTGATCAAGTCTACTAACAGACTCAGAGATGCTTTGCTCCCGAAGGAAGAAAACAAATTGGCGATTCCCCTTTTGCTACTCATTGCCCAGCATCGTTCTGT GGTTGTCATAAAAGCAGACGTGCCCTACATCAAAATGGTCAGTGAACAGTTTGATAGATGTCATGGGACACTGCTTCAGTATGTGGAATTTCTTTGTAGTGCGGTGGCTCCTGCATCAAGTTATGCTTTGCTGATTCCCACTCTTGATGAACTTGTACAGAAATATCATCTTGATCCTGAG GTGGCCTTTTTGGTATATCGTCCGGTGATGAGACTCTTTAGGTGTCAAAATACTTCCAGTTCCTTCTGGCCATTAGACTGTAATGAAGCACTGAACCCTGCTACTACAGAAAAGGAGACAGAGGCTTCAGATTCATCCACCAAATTGGTTCTAGATGTTGGATCTTCTCTGAAGCCTTTCTC ATGGCTTAATCTTCTTGATACAATCAGAACAATGTTGCCCTCAAAAGCATGGAATAGCTTGTCTCCTGATTTGTATGCAACATTTTGGGGTCTCACTCTCTATGATCTCCATGTACCCAGAAGTCGTTATGAATCTGAGATTACAAAGCAGCATGCTGCTCTTAAAGCTCTCGAAGAACTTTCTGATAATTCCAGTTCTGCAATTGCTAAAaggaagaaagataaagaaagaaTTCAGGAGTCTCTAGATCGATTGATTATGGAGCTCCAAAAGCATGAAGAACATGTCAAGTCTGTACAGCGAAGGCTTTCTCACGAGAAGGATACATGGTTGAGTTCTTGTCCTGATACTTTAAAAATCAACATGGAATTTCTGCAGCGCTGTGTTTTTCCCCGTTGTACATTCAGTATGCCAGATGCTGTATACTGCGCAATTTTTGTAAATACGCTCCATTCCTTGGGAACACCATTCTTCAACACAGTTAACCATATAGACGTTCTGATCTGTAAAACCTTGCAACCAATGATATGCTGCTGCACTGAGTATGAAGTGGGTCGACTTGGGAGGTTTCTATTTGAGACGCTGAGAACTGCTTATCATTGGAAG AGTGATGAAACAGTTTATGAAAGAGAATGTGGAAACATGCCAGGGTTTGCTGTTTATTACAGATATCCGAACAGCCAACGCGTCACATATGGCCAATTTATCAAG GTGCACTGGAAGTGGAGCCAGAGAATCACTAGACTACTTATTCAGTGCTTGGAATCAACAGAGTACATGGAGATTCGCAATTCTCTTATTATGCTGACTAAAATATCCAGTGTTTTTCCTGTTACTCGGAAGAGCGGTATCAACCTTGAAAAGCGG GTggctaaaattaaaaatgatgacaGAGAGGATCTCAAAGTTTTGGCCACCGGTGTTTCTGCAGCTTTGGCTGCTAGAAAG CCTTCATGGGTGACAGATGAAGAATTTGGCATGGGTTATCTGGACATAAAGCCTGCTCCAGCACCTTCAACGAAGCTTTTATCAGGTAATGCTACAACTGTGCAAAATGGTACTGGAAACCTTTCTCAAATCGAGCAAATTGGGGGTAGAGCAGTTTCTGCAGGAAACTCACATTTAGATTCCGGGAATTCTGCCAAAGACTTGAGAAGACACGATG CTGGAACATCGAACACGGTTGATGTTCTAAAACAGGTGGAAGAATCTGCAagtaaacatttggaagaaacCACAAAAGTTAATAACAAGTCTTCAATGGATCCTGAG GTTCGGCCTCTGGTAAAAAGATCTGTTACAGCGGGATCTCTTGGAAAGCAACCAAAGCATGATCTTATCAAAGATGATGGTAAATCTGGGAAAGTTCTTGGCAAAACTTCAG GAAACGCGAACATGAGTGCTGCTTCAGCTAAAGGAACAAACACATCTACACGATCTTCTGATCCCCACATCGAGACAAAGCCAGATATTGTGAATTCCAAGTTATCGGATTCAAgggtttctggtggaaaggatgATGATATTGAATCTACAGAAGTGCACAAACAGCCTATGTCTTGGTCTATTCACTCTCCCAGGCAGGAAAATAATTTGAAGTCTGAGAAACCACTGAAGAGACTCAGTCCAGCTGAAGAGCATGACAGGCTAAATAAACGTAGGAAAGGGGAAAGTGATGTGAGAGACTTAGATGGGAGTGACATTAGAATACTTGAGAAAGAGAGACCAAGTGATGCACGATCTGCTGATAAACTTCAACCAATAACTTTCGAAAAGGCAGTCTCCGATGAACTGAGCAGTAGTAGGGTCATGGATAAACCTGTGGATAGGTCAAAAGATAAGAATAGTGAAAGATATGATAGGGATTACAAGGACCGGTTAGAGCGTCCTGAAAAGTCACGTGGTGATGATTTGTTGTCTGAAAAATTGAGAGACAGATCGCTGGAAAGGCATGGAAGGGAACGATCCCTTGAAAAAGTCCAAGAGAAGGGCACTGATAGGAATTTTGATAGGCTCGGTAaggatgataaaaataaagatGAAAGAAGCAAAGTACGGTACAGTGAAGCATCTGGAGATAAATCACATGTAGATGATAGATTTCTTGGCCAAAGCTTGCCTCCACCACCACCTCTCCCTCCACATGTCATCCCCCATTCAGTTAATGCCAATAGGAGGGATGAAGATGCTGATAGACGATTTGGAAATGCCAGACATCCACAAAAGCTTTCTCCTAGGCATGAAGACAGAGAACGCAGAAGATCTGAAGAAAATACTTTATTAATACCGGATGATTCAAAACGGAGAAGAGAAGATGAATTTCGAGATAGAAAACGCGATGAGCGGGATGCATCAACTACGAAG GTGGACGATAGGGAGAGAGATAAAACGAACATTAACAAGGATGATATGGACTCAACTTCTAAGAGGCGTAAACTCAAACGAGAGCACATTTTGTCAGAGCCTGGAGAATTTTTACCAGCACTGGCACCGACACCACCACCTCTTTCGATTAATCTGTCACAGACACATGATGGAAGAGACAGAGGTGATCATAAGGGTGTAATGGTCCAACGCCCAGGCTATATAGATGAGTCAGGCATGAGGATACATGGCAAAGAAGCAGTCAGCAAGACAACAAGGCGTGATATCGATCT AATGTATGACAGAGATTGGGATGAAGACAAGAGGCAGAGAGTCGAACCAAAGAGAAGACATCGTAAGTAA
- the LOC140881535 gene encoding THO complex subunit 2 isoform X2: MSLPSLECIFFTEDSIRELKNSNSNFKFPSPAPVLRFLYELCWTVVRGDLPLQKCKMALEAVEFSDCGPEGDVGSYFADVVSQMAQDLSMLGDYRSRLIKLAKWLVESTLVPLRFFQERCEEEFLGESEMIKIKASDLKSKEVRVNTRLLYQQTKFNLLREESEGYAKLVTLLCQVPKASTENAAAATIGIIKSLIGHFDLDPNRVFDIVLECFELQLDNNVFLDLVPMFPKSHASQILGFKFQYYQHMEANNFVPNGLYQLTALLVKKDFIDVDSIYAHLLPKDEEAFEQYNTFSVKRLDEANKIGKINLAATGKDLMDDEKQGDVTVDLFTALDMEKMAVAERSSELANNQALGLLMGFLAVDDWFHAHQLLERLSPLNPVEHDQICQGLFRLIEKPVFSAYKVVRQMKLSICEASYGAGVDSEAANSYLNKPFINLPKELFEMLASAGPYLYRDTLLLQKTTRVLRAYFLCALELVSDADGEFCTRTVSFEKLNPRLHLKDARLKIEEALGTCLLPSLQLIPANPAIGQEIWELMSLLPYEARYRLYGEWEKDDERFPMVLAARQTARLDTRRILKRLAKENLKQLGRMVAKLAHANPMTVLRTIVHQIEAYRDMIAPVVDAFKYLTQLEYDILEYVVIERLAQGGREKLKDDGLNLSDWLQSLASFWGHLCKKYPSMELRGLFQYLVNQLKKGHGIELVLIQMANVQYTENMTEEQLDAMAGSDTLRYQATSFGITRNNKALIKSTNRLRDALLPKEENKLAIPLLLLIAQHRSVVVIKADVPYIKMVSEQFDRCHGTLLQYVEFLCSAVAPASSYALLIPTLDELVQKYHLDPEVAFLVYRPVMRLFRCQNTSSSFWPLDCNEALNPATTEKETEASDSSTKLVLDVGSSLKPFSWLNLLDTIRTMLPSKAWNSLSPDLYATFWGLTLYDLHVPRSRYESEITKQHAALKALEELSDNSSSAIAKRKKDKERIQESLDRLIMELQKHEEHVKSVQRRLSHEKDTWLSSCPDTLKINMEFLQRCVFPRCTFSMPDAVYCAIFVNTLHSLGTPFFNTVNHIDVLICKTLQPMICCCTEYEVGRLGRFLFETLRTAYHWKSDETVYERECGNMPGFAVYYRYPNSQRVTYGQFIKVHWKWSQRITRLLIQCLESTEYMEIRNSLIMLTKISSVFPVTRKSGINLEKRVAKIKNDDREDLKVLATGVSAALAARKPSWVTDEEFGMGYLDIKPAPAPSTKLLSGNATTVQNGTGNLSQIEQIGGRAVSAGNSHLDSGNSAKDLRRHDAGTSNTVDVLKQVEESASKHLEETTKVNNKSSMDPEVRPLVKRSVTAGSLGKQPKHDLIKDDGKSGKVLGKTSGNANMSAASAKGTNTSTRSSDPHIETKPDIVNSKLSDSRVSGGKDDDIESTEVHKQPMSWSIHSPRQENNLKSEKPLKRLSPAEEHDRLNKRRKGESDVRDLDGSDIRILEKERPSDARSADKLQPITFEKAVSDELSSSRVMDKPVDRSKDKNSERYDRDYKDRLERPEKSRGDDLLSEKLRDRSLERHGRERSLEKVQEKGTDRNFDRLGKDDKNKDERSKVRYSEASGDKSHVDDRFLGQSLPPPPPLPPHVIPHSVNANRRDEDADRRFGNARHPQKLSPRHEDRERRRSEENTLLIPDDSKRRREDEFRDRKRDERDASTTKVDDRERDKTNINKDDMDSTSKRRKLKREHILSEPGEFLPALAPTPPPLSINLSQTHDGRDRGDHKGVMVQRPGYIDESGMRIHGKEAVSKTTRRDIDLMYDRDWDEDKRQRVEPKRRHRK, from the exons CTTTCTATGCTTGGTGATTACCGTTCTCGCCTTATAAAACTG GCAAAATGGCTGGTGGAATCTACCCTTGTTCCATTGAGGTTTTTTCAAGAGCGCTGTGAG GAAGAATTTTTGGGGGAGTCTGAAATGATCAAGATAAAGGCTTCAGATCTCAAGTCAAAAGAG GTTCGAGTTAATACTCGTCTTCTATACCAACAAACTAAGTTTAATTTGCTCCGAGAAGAAAGCGAGGGCTATGCTAAGCTG GTCACCCTCCTCTGTCAGGTTCCTAAAGCATCAACTGAGAATGCAGCAGCTGCAACGATTGGCATTATTAAG TCATTGATTGGTCACTTTGATCTCGATCCAAATCGAGTTTTCGACATA GTGTTGGAATGCTTCGAGCTTCAGCTTGATAACAATGTTTTTTTGGACTTAGTTCCGATGTTTCCGAAG TCCCATGCTTCACAAATTCTTGGGTTCAAGTTTCAATATTATCAGCACATGGAAGCTAATAATTTTGTACCAAATGGACTCTATCAACTTACAGCATTGTTGGTGAAGAAAGACTTCATTGATGTTGATAGCAT ATATGCCCATTTACTTCCCAAGGACGAAGAGGCATTTGAGCAATATAATACTTTTTCAGTGAAGAGACTTGATGAG GCCAATAAAATTGGGAAAATTAACCTTGCGGCCACTGGAAAGGACCTCATGGACGACGAGAAACAAGGAGATGTGACTGTAGATCTTTTTACTgctttagacatggaaaaaatGGCAGTTGCTGAAAGATCCTCAGAGCTTGCAAATAATCAAGCCCTGGGTCTATTGATGGGCTTCCTTGCTGTAGATGATTG GTTTCATGCTCATCAGCTACTGGAGCGTCTCTCACCTCTCAATCCAGTGGAACATGATCAAATTTGTCAGGGGTTGTTTCG GCTTATTGAAAAACCAGTTTTTTCTGCTTACAAAGTCGTGCGCCAAATGAAACTTTCAATTTGTGAGGCATCATATGGTGCTGGTGTTGATTCAGAGGCAGCAAATTCATACCTCAATAAACCCTTCATCAATCTACCTAAAGAGCTGTTTGAGATGCTTGCTTCTGCTGGACCTTATCTTTACCGTGACACATTATTACTGCAGAAG ACAACCAGAGTGTTGAGAGCTTATTTTCTTTGTGCCCTTGAGCTTGTCAGCGATGCCGATGGGGAATTTTGTACTCGTACTGTTTCATTCGAAAAATTGAATCCTCGCCTTCACCTTAAAGATGCAAGATTAAAAATTGAGGAAGCACTTGGAACATGTCTTCTTCCTTCGTTGCAGTTGATTCCTGCTAATCCTGCAATTGGACAGGAGATATGGGAACTAATGTCCCTTCTTCCGTAcgag GCGCGATACCGTTTGTATGGTGAATGGGAAAAGGATGACGAGCGTTTTCCAATGGTTTTGGCAGCGAGGCAAACAGCAAGG TTGGATACTCGAAGGATTTTGAAACGTCTTGCCAAAGAAAATTTAAAGCAGCTTGGTAGAATGGTTGCCAAACTAGCTCATGCAAATCCAATGACTGTGCTTCGAACAATTGTTCATCAg ATTGAGGCATACAGGGATATGATTGCTCCAGTTGTGGATGCTTTCAAGTATTTGACTCAG CTTGAGTATGAcatcttggagtatgttgtcATTGAACGCTTGGCTCAAGGAGGTCGCGAGAAGCTTAAAGACGATGGCCTTAATTTGTCAGATTGGCTCCAGTCTCTTGCATCATTTTGGGGTCACTT GTGTAAAAAATATCCATCAATGGAACTTCGGGGTCTTTTCCAGTATCTTGTAAATCAGTTGAAAAAGGGACATGGAATTGAGCTTGTTCTCATTCAG ATGGCAAATGTCCAGTATACTGAAAATATGACAGAAGAACAATTGGATGCCATGGCTGGAAGTGACACTCTCCGATATCAGGCTACTTCATTTGGCATTACGAGGAACAACAAG gcTTTGATCAAGTCTACTAACAGACTCAGAGATGCTTTGCTCCCGAAGGAAGAAAACAAATTGGCGATTCCCCTTTTGCTACTCATTGCCCAGCATCGTTCTGT GGTTGTCATAAAAGCAGACGTGCCCTACATCAAAATGGTCAGTGAACAGTTTGATAGATGTCATGGGACACTGCTTCAGTATGTGGAATTTCTTTGTAGTGCGGTGGCTCCTGCATCAAGTTATGCTTTGCTGATTCCCACTCTTGATGAACTTGTACAGAAATATCATCTTGATCCTGAG GTGGCCTTTTTGGTATATCGTCCGGTGATGAGACTCTTTAGGTGTCAAAATACTTCCAGTTCCTTCTGGCCATTAGACTGTAATGAAGCACTGAACCCTGCTACTACAGAAAAGGAGACAGAGGCTTCAGATTCATCCACCAAATTGGTTCTAGATGTTGGATCTTCTCTGAAGCCTTTCTC ATGGCTTAATCTTCTTGATACAATCAGAACAATGTTGCCCTCAAAAGCATGGAATAGCTTGTCTCCTGATTTGTATGCAACATTTTGGGGTCTCACTCTCTATGATCTCCATGTACCCAGAAGTCGTTATGAATCTGAGATTACAAAGCAGCATGCTGCTCTTAAAGCTCTCGAAGAACTTTCTGATAATTCCAGTTCTGCAATTGCTAAAaggaagaaagataaagaaagaaTTCAGGAGTCTCTAGATCGATTGATTATGGAGCTCCAAAAGCATGAAGAACATGTCAAGTCTGTACAGCGAAGGCTTTCTCACGAGAAGGATACATGGTTGAGTTCTTGTCCTGATACTTTAAAAATCAACATGGAATTTCTGCAGCGCTGTGTTTTTCCCCGTTGTACATTCAGTATGCCAGATGCTGTATACTGCGCAATTTTTGTAAATACGCTCCATTCCTTGGGAACACCATTCTTCAACACAGTTAACCATATAGACGTTCTGATCTGTAAAACCTTGCAACCAATGATATGCTGCTGCACTGAGTATGAAGTGGGTCGACTTGGGAGGTTTCTATTTGAGACGCTGAGAACTGCTTATCATTGGAAG AGTGATGAAACAGTTTATGAAAGAGAATGTGGAAACATGCCAGGGTTTGCTGTTTATTACAGATATCCGAACAGCCAACGCGTCACATATGGCCAATTTATCAAG GTGCACTGGAAGTGGAGCCAGAGAATCACTAGACTACTTATTCAGTGCTTGGAATCAACAGAGTACATGGAGATTCGCAATTCTCTTATTATGCTGACTAAAATATCCAGTGTTTTTCCTGTTACTCGGAAGAGCGGTATCAACCTTGAAAAGCGG GTggctaaaattaaaaatgatgacaGAGAGGATCTCAAAGTTTTGGCCACCGGTGTTTCTGCAGCTTTGGCTGCTAGAAAG CCTTCATGGGTGACAGATGAAGAATTTGGCATGGGTTATCTGGACATAAAGCCTGCTCCAGCACCTTCAACGAAGCTTTTATCAGGTAATGCTACAACTGTGCAAAATGGTACTGGAAACCTTTCTCAAATCGAGCAAATTGGGGGTAGAGCAGTTTCTGCAGGAAACTCACATTTAGATTCCGGGAATTCTGCCAAAGACTTGAGAAGACACGATG CTGGAACATCGAACACGGTTGATGTTCTAAAACAGGTGGAAGAATCTGCAagtaaacatttggaagaaacCACAAAAGTTAATAACAAGTCTTCAATGGATCCTGAG GTTCGGCCTCTGGTAAAAAGATCTGTTACAGCGGGATCTCTTGGAAAGCAACCAAAGCATGATCTTATCAAAGATGATGGTAAATCTGGGAAAGTTCTTGGCAAAACTTCAG GAAACGCGAACATGAGTGCTGCTTCAGCTAAAGGAACAAACACATCTACACGATCTTCTGATCCCCACATCGAGACAAAGCCAGATATTGTGAATTCCAAGTTATCGGATTCAAgggtttctggtggaaaggatgATGATATTGAATCTACAGAAGTGCACAAACAGCCTATGTCTTGGTCTATTCACTCTCCCAGGCAGGAAAATAATTTGAAGTCTGAGAAACCACTGAAGAGACTCAGTCCAGCTGAAGAGCATGACAGGCTAAATAAACGTAGGAAAGGGGAAAGTGATGTGAGAGACTTAGATGGGAGTGACATTAGAATACTTGAGAAAGAGAGACCAAGTGATGCACGATCTGCTGATAAACTTCAACCAATAACTTTCGAAAAGGCAGTCTCCGATGAACTGAGCAGTAGTAGGGTCATGGATAAACCTGTGGATAGGTCAAAAGATAAGAATAGTGAAAGATATGATAGGGATTACAAGGACCGGTTAGAGCGTCCTGAAAAGTCACGTGGTGATGATTTGTTGTCTGAAAAATTGAGAGACAGATCGCTGGAAAGGCATGGAAGGGAACGATCCCTTGAAAAAGTCCAAGAGAAGGGCACTGATAGGAATTTTGATAGGCTCGGTAaggatgataaaaataaagatGAAAGAAGCAAAGTACGGTACAGTGAAGCATCTGGAGATAAATCACATGTAGATGATAGATTTCTTGGCCAAAGCTTGCCTCCACCACCACCTCTCCCTCCACATGTCATCCCCCATTCAGTTAATGCCAATAGGAGGGATGAAGATGCTGATAGACGATTTGGAAATGCCAGACATCCACAAAAGCTTTCTCCTAGGCATGAAGACAGAGAACGCAGAAGATCTGAAGAAAATACTTTATTAATACCGGATGATTCAAAACGGAGAAGAGAAGATGAATTTCGAGATAGAAAACGCGATGAGCGGGATGCATCAACTACGAAG GTGGACGATAGGGAGAGAGATAAAACGAACATTAACAAGGATGATATGGACTCAACTTCTAAGAGGCGTAAACTCAAACGAGAGCACATTTTGTCAGAGCCTGGAGAATTTTTACCAGCACTGGCACCGACACCACCACCTCTTTCGATTAATCTGTCACAGACACATGATGGAAGAGACAGAGGTGATCATAAGGGTGTAATGGTCCAACGCCCAGGCTATATAGATGAGTCAGGCATGAGGATACATGGCAAAGAAGCAGTCAGCAAGACAACAAGGCGTGATATCGATCT AATGTATGACAGAGATTGGGATGAAGACAAGAGGCAGAGAGTCGAACCAAAGAGAAGACATCGTAAGTAA